The following coding sequences lie in one Hippopotamus amphibius kiboko isolate mHipAmp2 chromosome 17, mHipAmp2.hap2, whole genome shotgun sequence genomic window:
- the LYRM9 gene encoding LYR motif-containing protein 9, with product MAPLPGGELVQRPLQLYRYLLRCCRQLPTKGIQEHYKHAVRQSFRVHSDEDDPERIQQIIKRAIEDADWILSKYKKQN from the exons ATGGCCCCACTTCCGGGGGGAGAGCTGGTCCAGAGGCCGCTGCAGCTCTACCGATACCTGCTGCGCTGTTGCCGGCAGCTGCCAACCAAGGGCATCCAGGAGCATTACAAGCATGCTGTCAGGCAG AGTTTCCGGGTTCATTCGGATGAAGACGACCCTGAGAGGATCCAGCAGATTATTAAAAGAGCTATTGAAGATGCTGACTGGATCCTGAGCAAA tataaaaaacaaaactga